A stretch of the Acyrthosiphon pisum isolate AL4f chromosome A2, pea_aphid_22Mar2018_4r6ur, whole genome shotgun sequence genome encodes the following:
- the LOC103308385 gene encoding uncharacterized protein LOC103308385: MTGPTNSVYEKSSTKREKKEGSTTQPIALSTAFGWVLMGTTSDTPTKMSVTMFATTESVDRTLQRFLEVEDVPTVVKSSPDEEECGRIYTTTTSRQPCGRYIVHLPFKQNPPVLGDSGDQAAQRLFQLEKRLEKSPELRNEYNEAMRDYLRTRHMSKVNPTLADSQTSYYIPHQAVIRPESSTTKMRIVFDASAKTSSGKSLNDNLHCGPKLQQDLLSIALRFRLHTIVFTSDVKQMFRQIVVTEPHRPYQRLLYRFNLNEPIQEYEMNIVTFGQKSSPFLAIRTLHQLAQDEAATDQPIKTIIQRDLYVDDVTTGTNTEEETRVLQQKLINIFAKGQFELRKWASNSAKFLGKIPEEHQQTSSKSFNEHGSDYTKVLVLNWEPAADLLSYKYQPNPIKFSKLAILSGIARIYDPLGLLAPITTDLKRLMKYLWITEVGWDQPIPEEAATLWAKYHEELPALASLRIPRRVTRTNATYELHGFSDSSEAAYAAAVYLRVDSGTEVQCKLLMGKSKASPATKLSIPRLELCGAWLLARLLAYIRPNVATLNISNVTAWTDSTVALAWIRSPTAKLKTFVANRVAKIQQNIDVENWRHVPTSVNPADCASRGLSPNRLESHSLWWNGSNFLRQSEHLWPQKLPMSPTNHRDEELEENPITLVVRVKTEECPLLYHSDNFPKILRLTAYWLRVRNYLSNKRNSMLTTPPTADEIEKAVKAQVQWTQQVAFYDEFCSLDAGKSCSVFLRKLAHFLDDDKLLRVGGRLKHAQIPYKEKYPLLLPKTSRLTTLLIDYVHRENGHPGSQALQNILSQDYWILSARIMGNLPVHRVSQIKPFGRAGVDFAGPFEVKAAMLRKIKITKAYICIFICMATTAVHIELVSDLSTPLLKSALSRFISRRGRCSDIHSDCGTNFVGIQKYLQNIDHMLRHDTFVNHLAEHQITWHFNPPAAPHMGGLWEAAVKSTKTLLHRITNGKVLTYEELNTVLHQVEATLISRPLSAMSADPSGYKTLTAGHFLTMEPLVPIPSIPTMTDASHNLTVTPRNR, translated from the exons ATGACCGGACCGACCAATTCTGTATATGAAAAAAGTAGTACCAAAA GAGAGAAGAAAGAAGGTAGTACAACTCAGCCAATCGCTTTATCAACTGCGTTCGGTTGGGTATTGATGGGCACAACATCTGATACGCCAACAAAAATGTCCGTCACTATGTTCGCAACCACCGAGTCCGTGGACAGAACGCTTCAACGCTTTTTGGAAGTTGAGGATGTTCCTACAGTGGTCAAAAGTAGTCCGGACGAAGAAGAGTGTGGAAGAATATATACCACTACTACGTCGCGGCAACCATGTGGAAGATACATAGTTCACCTGCCCTTTAAACAAAATCCACCAGTATTGGGGGACTCCGGAGACCAAGCAGCACAACGTTTATTCCAGCTCGAAAAACGACTTGAAAAATCTCCAGAATTAAGAAACGAATACAATGAAGCGATGAGGGATTATTTAAGAACAAGACACATGAGTAAAGTGAATCCAACCCTGGCCGATAGCCAGACGTCATATTACATTCCGCATCAAGCAGTTATACGTCCTGAAAGTTCCACAACAAAAATGCGTATTGTCTTTGATGCATCAGCGAAAACATCTTCGGGTAAGTCCTTAAATGATAATCTCCACTGTGGACCTAAACTGCAACAAGACCTACTGAGCATCGCTCTTAGATTCCGCCTTCATACAATTGTGTTTACTTCCGATGTAAAACAGATGTTTAGACAGATAGTTGTCACTGAACCTCATCGACCATACCAGCGGCTTTTATACCGATTCAATTTGAATGAACCTATTCAAGAATATGAGATGAATATTGTCACGTTCGGTCAGAAATCTTCTCCGTTTCTGGCTATTCGTACGCTCCACCAACTTGCACAGGACGAAGCTGCAACCGACCaaccaataaaaacaattattcaacGTGATTTGTACGTAGATGACGTCACGACAGGGACAAATACAGAAGAAGAAACACGTGTATTGCAGCAGAAACTCATCAACATATTCGCAAAAGGCCAATTTGAGCTACGCAAGTGGGCTAGTAATTCTGCAAAGTTTCTAGGAAAAATCCCAGAGGAGCACCAACAAACTAGCTCAAAGTCATTTAATGAACATGGTTCGGATTATACCAAagtacttgtattaaattggGAACCAGCGGCAGACCTATTAAGTTATAAGTATCAACCTAACCCGATAAAATTTAGTAAGCTAGCCATATTATCGGGAATTGCCAGAATTTATGACCCACTCGGCTTATTGGCACCAATTACAACAGATCTTAAGCGACTAATGAAATATTTGTGGATAACTGAGGTAGGTTGGGATCAGCCTATACCTGAAGAGGCTGCCACCTTATGGGCAAAATACCATGAGGAGTTACCAGCTCTCGCATCATTGCGAATTCCGAGAAGAGTGACCAGAACAAATGCGACTTATGAGTTACATGGATTCAGTGACAGCTCTGAGGCGGCTTATGCGGCTGCTGTATACTTACGAGTCGATTCAGGCACTGAGGTCCAGTGCAAGCTGTTAATGGGAAAATCAAAAGCATCTCCGGCAACGAAACTGTCCATTCCGAGATTGGAGTTATGTGGAGCCTGGCTTTTAGCACGACTATTGGCGTACATCCGACCTAATGTTGCAACTTTGAACATATCAAATGTTACCGCATGGACGGACTCCACGGTAGCCCTAGCATGGATTCGTTCCCCGACCGCCAAATTGAAAACTTTCGTGGCAAATCGCGTGGcaaaaatccaacaaaatatcGATGTCGAAAATTGGCGGCACGTACCGACTAGTGTCAACCCCGCAGATTGCGCATCACGAGGATTAAGCCCAAATCGGTTGGAATCCCATAGTCTTTGGTGGAACGGTTCCAACTTTCTACGACAATCTGAACATTTATGGCCCCAGAAGCTACCTATGAGCCCAACCAATCACCGTGATGAAGAGCttgaagaaaatccaatcaCTCTAGTGGTCCGAGTGAAAACCGAAGAATGCCCATTACTGTACCACTCAGATAACTTCCCTAAGATTCTGCGACTCACTGCTTACTGGTTACGTGTAAGAAATTACTTGTCAAATAAACGTAATTCAATGCTCACTACGCCACCCACTGCTGACGAAATTGAAAAGGCTGTTAAAGCTCAGGTACAGTGGACCCAGCAAGTAGCTTTTTACGACGAGTTCTGCAGTTTAGACGCAGGGAAATCTTGTTCAGTATTTCTAAGGAAGTTGGCACATTTCTTGGATGATGACAAGTTGCTCAGGGTAGGGGGTCGTTTGAAACACGCACAGATACCGTACAAAGAAAAATACCCTCTCTTACTCCCTAAGACTTCCCGTCTAACTACGTTATTGATCGACTACGTTCACCGAGAAAATGGTCATCCTGGATCTCAAGCccttcaaaacattttgagcCAAGATTACTGGATATTGTCTGCGAGAA TCATGGGAAACCTTCCAGTTCACCGGGTCTCTCAAATCAAACCTTTTGGCCGAGCCGGGGTGGACTTTGCTGGACCATTTGAAGTGAAGGCAGCTATGTTAAGGAAGATAAAAATAACCAAAgcttacatttgtatttttatttgtatggcCACCACTGCCGTCCACATTGAACTGGTGTCTGACTTGTCCACACCTTTATTAAAATCCGCACTAAGCCGATTTATTAGTCGAAGAGGACGGTGTTCTGACATACATAGTGACTGTGGCACGAATTTTGTTGGTATccaaaaatatttgcaaaatattgatcACATGCTTCGTCACGATACCTTCGTAAATCACCTCGCTGAACACCAGATAACCTGGCATTTCAACCCACCAGCCGCTCCACACATGGGTGGTCTGTGGGAAGCCGCAGTGAAATCAACAAAAACACTACTACACCGGATCACCAACGGAAAAGTGTTAACCTATGAAGAGCTCAATACAGTCCTTCATCAAGTAGAGGCAACCCTCATCTCACGACCACTCAGTGCCATGTCTGCCGATCCCAGTGGCTATAAAACACTGACAGCAGGCCACTTCCTTACGATGGAACCACTGGTGCCCATACCTTCCATCCCCACGATGACAGACGCAAGTCATAACCTAACAGTTACACCACGCAATCGTTGA
- the LOC100159172 gene encoding zinc finger protein OZF-like: MEPLGKTTDDCGINSKCNDIIHRSSMLSIPLIRCDDQVFNGIIKQENIDNQVFDGIIKQENIDNQVFNEIIKEEIIEGMDFKNDSRSFHIGSRVVPLPLNVICDNQAFNENTKQEIVDDQEFNGFIKEEINDETNHNNDNQLLQKGTKIEEKINTIDTVIKTEVNCINDSEFEGAAVNESNSADIITCMNLDLTSNCLKKNPLDNNCEKISTASKLTKYTRTYTGKRSYKCDFCDKEFTIISRLTRHTKTHTGEKPYECDNCDQAFFLKSHLIGHKMTHTGEKPYKCDNCDQAFSKKSNLTRHIRTHTGEKPYKCEKCNQAFSQKSDLIRHIRTHTGEKPYKCDNCDQAFSQKCSLISHKLTHTGEKPFKCANCDQAFYRKDHLKSHSRTHTGQKPYKCDTCNQAFSQKSNLTSHTRTHAGEKLFKCDNCDKEYTIKSSLIRHIRTHTQFT; this comes from the exons ATGGAGCCATTAGGAAAAACTACTGATGATTGTGGGATAAATTCCAA gtgtaatgatataatacacAGGTCTAGTATGTTGTCAATCCCACTCATTAGATGTGATGATCAAGTATTTAATGGAATTATTAAACaggaaaatattgataatcaaGTCTTTGATGGAATTATTAAACaggaaaatattgataatcaaGTATTTAATGAAATCATTAAAGAGGAAATTATTGAAGGAATGGACTTTAAAAATGATAGTCGATCATTTCATATAGG TTCTAGAGTGGTGCCATTACCACTTAATGTGATATGTGATAATCAAGCATTTAATGAAAATACTAAACAGGAAATTGTTGATGATCAAgaatttaatggttttattaaaGAGGAAATTAATGATGAAACAAACCATAACAATGataatcaattattacaaaaagg aactaaaATTGAAGAGAAAATTAACACAATTGATACCGTTATAAAAACagaagtaaattgtattaacgaTTCTGAATTTGAAGGAGCAGCTGTAAACGAAAGCAATTCTGCAGATATCATTACTTGTATGAATTTGGACTTGACATCTAACTGCCTAAAGAAAAATCCATTGGATAATAACTGTGAGAAAATATCTACAGCATCCAAATTAACAAAGTATACAAGGACATACACCGGTAAAAGATCGTATAAATGTGATTTCTGTGATAAAGAGTTTACTATAATATCACGTTTAACAAGGCATACAAAGACACATACCGGTGAAAAGCCGTATGAATGTGATAACTGTGATCAAGCGTTTTTTTTGAAATCACATTTAATAGGCCATAAAATGACACATACCGGCGAAAAGCCTTATAAATGTGATAACTGTGATCAAGCGTTTTCtaagaaatcaaatttaacaagGCATATAAGGACACATACCGGCGAAAAGCCGTATAAATGTGAAAAGTGTAACCAAGCGTTTTCTCAGAAATCAGATTTAATACGTCATATAAGGACACATACCGGCGAAAAGCCGTATAAATGTGATAACTGTGATCAAGCGTTTTCTCAAAAATGTAGTTTAATTAGCCATAAATTGACACATACCGGTGAAAAGCCGTTTAAATGTGCTAACTGTGATCAAGCGTTTTATCGGAAAGACCATTTAAAAAGCCACTCAAGGACACATACAGGCCAAAAGCCGTATAAATGTGATACATGTAACCAAGCGTTTTCtcagaaatcaaatttaacaagCCATACAAGGACACATGCCGGTGAAAAGCTGTTTAAATGCGATAACTGTGATAAAGAGTATACTATAAAATCAAGTTTAATAAGGCATATAAGGACACATACCCAATTCACATAA
- the LOC100162079 gene encoding chitin synthase chs-2, with translation MTSRLSFVPSVNNMSHQRLHDSDENNSSDDDENSPLTQDLYGGSQRTLADTKAWDVFRDLPPRSDSGSMANQACLEFTIRVLKILAYLTTFIVVLCCGVISKISMFFMTSQIRSDRVVTFCNKELSRDKFYVVNLPTEERVAWIWCLLLAFIVPEIGTLIRSLRICFFKSCKRPPLFDFVFVLIMETLHVFGLVLLVYVVLPNLDVVKGAMLTNCLCFMPALLNLLSRTTKGCKTNSEKSEVYAKVLMDLIAVGSQATGFFLWPLLHPEKQMNNLAIPISVFCISCGYWENYTTKNTFFGFMKFAYHIKDRMRRTRYFIYMLMSVWKMLCFMCFMLVVMFFKGENVTQIFSLVNAGFSQHKIQVLEVNQVTRSGTILPDLADIVTTGDSVDIDAEYVTAMHVLLVQIISAYLCYIFGKFACKIMIQGFSYAFPVNLTVPVTMSVLIIACGLRHDDPCFFHNSIPDYLFFDTPDVNFLNNFITKEHVWVWLLWLLSQTWVTLHIWTPKCERLATTEKLFARPMYDSLLIDQSLGMNRRWDDEKDVKTEDLADRDKEPDEYYETISVHTDVSSTAPKTVKKSDSITRIYACATMWHETHEEMMEMLKSILRMDEDQCARRVAQKYLRVVDPDYYEFETHIFMDDGFEISDENDDWNQVNRFVKLLVSTIDEAATHVHETNIRIKPPTKYPSPYGGRLVWTLPGKTKLTVHIKDKSKIRHRKRWSQVMYMYYLLGHRLMELPISVERKEVIAENTFLLTLDGDIDFQPHAVRLLIDLMKKNKNLGAACGRIHPIGGGPLAWYQVFEYAIGHWLQKATEHMIGCVLCSPGCFSLFRGKALMDDNVMKRYTLKSDEARHYVQYDQGEDRWLCTLLLQRGYRVEYSAASDAYTHCPESFNEFYNQRRRWVPSTMANIMDLLMDYKKTIKINDNISMPYISYHIMLMGGTILGPGTIFLMLVGAFVAVFHIDNWTSFYYNIIPIVLFVFVCFTCKSNIQLLLAQILSALYALVMMAVIVGTALQLGEDGIGSPSAIFLIAMMSSFIIAALLHPQEFSCIIYFGIYWLSIPSMYLLLILYSIINLNIVTWGTREVQVKRTKKEMEAEKKAAEESEKKNKQKSMLGFLQNWDPNEDNEEGSFELSFAGLFKCMFCTYQKPVNEGQQLVRIADSLEGLGKRMDHIEKTMMDPTSVNRKRNASTSSVPHQIALDPVQEENSENEHSDTETDDESLEPRVERNDDINPFWIEDKSLRKGPVAFLSTAEQQFWRDLIDKYLYPIDEDKNEKARIASDLIELRNKSVFSFFMINALFVLIVFLLQLNKDKLHLDWPIGVKTNITTVAETSEIIISKEYLHLEPIGLVFVFFFAFIIVVQFTAMLFHRFGTLSHILASTDLNLCWNKKTEDLTHDGLLDKQAVVIVKHLQRLRGINGDYDNESGSSGDNAVGRRRTIYNLEKQRQKTRTIGTLDVAFRKRFLQMKMGEDEDEPQGGTPVLGRKLTMGKEVRQALEVRRRSMQAERRKSQMQTLGASHAFNQTQRQSNAGISVKDIFKGSQNLAYERDDGDGDDRLPMHAIN, from the exons ATGACGTCACGTTTGTCGTTCGTTCCATCCGTGAATAACATGTCTCACCAAAGACTTCATGACAGTGACGAGAATAATTCTTCGGACGATGACGAAAATTCACCTCTAACCCAAGACTTATACGGTGGAag CCAAAGAACTTTGGCAGATACCAAAGCATGGGACGTTTTTCGAGATTTACCTCCGCGCAGCGACAGTGGATCTATGGCCAACCAAGCATGTCTCGAATTCACCATACGTGTGCTGAAAATCCTAGCATATTTGACCACATTCATTGTTGTCCTGTGTTGTGGCGTTATATCTAAAATTAGTATGTTCTTCATGACATCCCAAATCAGATCTGATCGCGTCGTCACATTCTGCAATAAAGAACTTA GTCGTGATAAATTTTACGTTGTCAACCTCCCAACGGAAGAACGTGTCGCGTGGATATGGTGTTTGCTGTTGGCATTTATCGTTCCAGAAATTGGTACTTTAATACGATCTTTGAGAATTTGTTTCTTCAAGTCGTGTAAAAGACCTCcattatttgattttgtatttgtGCTAATTATGGAAACCCTCCACGTATTTGGCTTAGTTTTACTTGTGTATGTCGTACTACCAAATTTAGACGTGGTCAAAGGTGCGATGCTTACTAATTGTCTTTGTTTCATGCCAGCTTTGCTCA ATTTATTATCGAGGACAACAAAAGGTTGTAAAACGAATTCGGAAAAGTCTGAAGTGTACGCAAAAGTCTTAATGGATCTAATTGCCGTAGGATCACAAGCCACTGGCTTTTTTTTATGGCCTTTATTACACCCGGAAAAACAGATGAATAACCTCGCCATTCCGAtttcagtattttgtatttcttgTGGTTACTGGGAAAATTATACaaccaaaaatacattttttg gtTTTATGAAGTTTGCATATCATATAAAAGACCGAATGAGAAGAACGCGTTATTTCATATACATGCTAATGTctgtttggaaaatgttatgtttcATGTGTTTCATGTTAGTAGTTATGTTCTTTAAGGGTGAAAATGTTACACAAATCTTCTCATTAGTCAACGCTGGATTTTCACAACACAAGATACAAGTTCTCgag gtaaatcAAGTAACGAGAAGTGGAACTATTTTACCAGATCTTGCCGATATAGTTACAACTGGAGATTCGGTTGACATCGATGCAGAATATGTAACTGCAATGCACGTACTTCTTGTACAAATTATTTCGGCATATCTTTGTTATAtatttg GAAAATTTGCTTGCAAAATTATGATTCAAGGATTCAGCTATGCGTTCCCTGTAAATTTAACAGTACCAGTCACCATGTCTGTATTGATAATCGCATGTGGTTTGCGTCACGATGATCCTTGTTTTTTCCATAACTCTATCcctgattatttatttttcgatacACCCGATGTCAAtttcttaaacaattttatcacCAAAGAA CATGTATGGGTATGGTTACTGTGGCTTCTATCTCAAACGTGGGTAACATTACATATTTGGACACCAAAGTGTGAACGTCTAGCGACCACTGAAAAGCTTTTTGCAAGACCTATGTACGATTCATTGCTGATCGATCAATCGTTAGGAATGAACAGGAGATGGGACGACGAAAAAGACGTCAAAACTgaa GACTTGGCTGACCGAGATAAAGAACCAGACgaatattatgaaacaatatCTGTGCACACGGATGTTAGTAGTACAGCGCCTAAAACTGTGAAGAAATCTGACAGTATTACTAGGATTTACGCTTGTGCGACTATGTGGCACGAAACTCACGAGGAAATGATGGAGATGTTAAAGTCGATCCTCCGAATGGACGAAGATCAGTGCGCTCGTCGAGTAGCCCAGAAATATTTGCGTGTAGTTGATCCAGACTATTACGAATTTGaaa ctCACATATTCATGGATGACGGATTCGAAATAAGTGATGAAAACGATGATTGGAATCAAGTTAATAGATTCGTGAAGCTTTTAGTAAGTACGATCGACGAAGCAGCAACTCACGTGCACGAAACAAATATACGCATCAAACCGCCGACTAAATATCCCTCTCCATACGGTGGCCGTTTAGTATGGACGTTACCTGGAAAAACTAAGCTCACTGTACACATCAAAGACAAATCCAAAATCCGACACAGAAAACGATGGAGTCAGGTCATGTACATGTACTACTTACTTGGTCATCGATTAATGGAACTACCGATTTCCGTTGAACGGAAAGAAGTCATTGCtgaaaatacgtttttattgaCGCTTGATGGTGATATTGATTTCCAGCCACATGCGGTCAGGCTTTTGATagatttgatgaaaaaaaataaaaatttgggaGCCGCTTGTGGTAGAATCCATCCAATTGGAGGAG GTCCATTGGCGTGGTATCAAGTTTTTGAATACGCCATTGGTCATTGGCTCCAAAAAGCTACTGAACACATGATTGGTTGCGTTCTTTGTAGTCCTGGATGTTTCTCACTGTTCAGAGGTAAAGCTCTTATGGACGATAACGTGATGAAAAGATATACATTGAAATCTGACGAAGCCAGACATTACGTACAATATGATCAag gcGAAGACAGATGGTTGTGTACATTGTTATTACAAAGAGGATATCGAGTAGAATATTCAGCTGCTAGTGACGCGTATACTCACTGTCCTGAAAGCTTTAATGAGTTTTATAATCAGCGAAGAAGATGGGTACCATCGACAATGGCAAACATCATGGACTTGCTAATGGATTACAAAAAAACGATCAAAATAAACGATAACATTTCAATGCCTTACATCAGctatcat ATCATGTTAATGGGTGGTACCATTTTAGGACCAGGAACTATATTCCTTATGTTGGTGGGAGCCTTTGTGGCTGTATTTCATATTGACAATTGGACCAGTTTCTATTACAATATCATACCGATAGTATTGTTTGTTTTCGTATGCTTCACTTGCAAATCAAATAtacag CTATTATTGGCGCAAATTCTATCAGCTCTATACGCGTTAGTTATGATGGCCGTTATTGTCGGTACAGCTCTACAACTGGGCGAGGACGGTATCGGATCGCCATCTGCAATATTTTTAATCGCCATGATGAGTTCGTTTATAATAGCGGCACTTCTCCATCCACAAGAGTTCTCTTGTATCATATACTTCGGTATATATTGGCTGTCTATTCCGTCTATGTATTTGCTTTTAATATTGTACTCCATTATCAATCTAAACATTGTCACGTGGGGTACGAGAGAAGTTCAAGTCAAAAGAACTAAAAAGGAAATGGAAGCAGAAAAGAAAGCCGCCGAAGAGTCGGAAAAGAAGAACAAACAAAAGTCAATGCTTGGATTCTTGCAAAACTGGGACCCAAACGAGGACAACGAAGAGGGTTCGTTTGAACTGTCATTCGCTGGACTTTTCAAATGCATGTTTTGCACTTACCAGAAACCCGTAAACGAAGGTCAACAGCTGGTGAGGATAGCCGATTCGTTAGAAGGTCTAGGTAAACGGATGGATCACATCGAAAA GACTATGATGGATCCGACATCGGTGAACCGTAAGAGAAACGCTTCGACCAGTAGCGTCCCACATCAGATCGCTCTGGATCCGGTCCAAGAAGAAAATTCTGAAAACGAACACTCCGATACAGAGACTGACGATGAATCTCTAG AACCTAGAGTGGAACGTAACGATGACATCAATCCTTTCTGGATCGAAGACAAATCGCTACGTAAGGGTCCAGTTGCGTTTTTATCCACAGCTGAACAACAGTTCTGGAGGGATCTGATCGACAAATACTTATATCCGATTGATGAAGATAAAAACGAAAAGGCTCGAATCGCGTCAGACTTGATCGAACTTAGAAACAAGTCAGTGTTCTCGTTTTTCATGATCAACGCTCTGTTCGTGCTCATTGTTTTTCTTCTCCAATTGAACAAGGATAAGCTCCATCTGGACTGGCCGATAGGCGTCAAGACAAATATCACGACTGTAGCAGAGACGTCCGAG ATCATCATTAGCAAAGAGTACTTACATTTGGAACCCATCGGTTTGGTGTTCGTGTTCTTTTTCGCATTCATCATAGTGGTTCAGTTCACCGCCATGTTGTTCCATCGGTTCGGAACATTGTCTCACATACTTGCCTCGACGGACCTAAACTTGTGTTGGAACAAAAAG ACTGAAGATTTGACTCACGACGGTCTACTAGACAAACAAGCAGTCGTCATCGTCAAGCACCTCCAACGTCTGAGGGGCATCAATGGCGATTACGACAACGAGTCGGGTTCCAGTGGCGATAACGCCGTAGGTCGCCGGCGAACAATTTACAATCTAGAAAAACAACGGCAAAAGACCAGAACAATTGGCACGCTGGACGTGGCTTTCCGCAAGAGATTCTTGCAAATGAAAATGGGAGAGGACGAAGACGAACCACaag GTGGCACGCCGGTGTTGGGCCGGAAACTGACGATGGGCAAGGAAGTGCGGCAAGCACTCGAGGTGAGGAGAAGGTCCATGCAGGCGGAGAGGCGCAAGTCTCAGATGCAGACGCTGGGCGCGAGCCACGCGTTCAACCAGACGCAGAGGCAGTCAAACGCGGGCATCAGCGTCAAGGACATATTCAAGGGCAGCCAAAACCTTGCATACGAACGTGACGACGGTGACGGAGACGACCGGCTGCCCATGCACGCCATCAACTGA